The nucleotide sequence TGGAGGCATAGAAGTAAATGGTGAGGGGGTAATGATGACCTATAAGGACACAGCACTTCAGCGCAACCCTGGGAAAACTCTTCAGGAAATCGAGAAGGAATACTTGAGGGTTTATGGGCAAAAGAAGATCATTTGGCTGGAGAGAAGTCCTCTATCTGATAAATTAACGCCTGATGGAAGTCCCATTATTGATAACTTCTTTGGAAATGGGGCCAATGGTCATGTGGATGAGGTGGCTAGATTTGTTGATCCACATACCGTTTTAGTGGCCCAAATTTCTGAGGAAGCACGCAACAGCAACAATTTAGAAAAAGAAGATTACGAAAGAATAGAAGAAGTAGTTCAGACGTTAAAACGCTCAACAGATGTAAATGGAAAGCCATTCAAGATTATTCGTGTCCCCTTTCCTGATTTAGAGCTGGTTTGGAATGAACATACTGTCCAAGAAGGAGATATCTATCCGCAATTCGGATTTAAACCTGGGGAGAAAGTGTATCAAATTCCGGCAGTAAGCTACCTGAACTTCTTAATCTCCAATGGTGTCGTCATTTCGGCGAAGTATTGGGAACCAGGAAAGCCAGAACAGTTGAAGCAATTAGATGAACAGTCTAAAGCTATACTTCAAAGAGCATTCCCTGGTCGCGAAATTGTCCAAATCAATCCAATTGAAATCAACTGGTGGGGCGGCGGTATTCACTGTATCACTCAACAGCAACCTGTGTATACACCTTAATAAGACTTTCTAAGCAAGAATAAAGTTATAGGGGAAAAACCATTGTTTAAATACAATTAATGATTCTGCGTGGTAGCATTCTTTCCGTTTATCAACGAAAGGGTTCGAAAGGGTCTGACTCCGACCCCCTGTTGATTGGAATGTAAAAGACTGCAGGTAAACTCAAGTTTCATGGAGTTTGTCTGCAGCCTGAAAGGATTCTACAGCGTAGAATCCTTTATTTTTAACTATATTAATTTCCGGTTAATGCCTTCGTATGTTCAAATACAACCTTTCCATCAACAATTGTTACCTGCACTTTCGTATCCGGTATGTCTTCGGTGGGTATGTCAAAAAGATTTTTCTCTAACACAACAATATCCGCCAGCTTCCCTGCCTCTAATGTCCCTAATTCCTGCTCTCTAAATGAGCCGTACGCAGGGCCGGCTGTGTAAGCTTTCAATGCTTCAGCAAGTGTGATGCGCTCATGCGGATGCCACACAGCTTCTCCGCTGCTGTCAATTCTCGTTACCGCACGGTAAATTTGTAAAAGCGGATTCAAGACATCAATGGGAAAATCCGTCCCAAACGCCAATTTCGCCCCGGCTTCTTGCAATGTCTTGATCGGAAACACATACTTTTCTCGCTCAGAACCAATCCGATCCGTGTACACCCCCCGCTCAGACATCGCAAAGTGATCCGGCTGCATGGACGCCGTCACGCCAAGCTCTTTGAAGCGCGGGATATCATCAGGGTGAATCACTTCGACATGTTCAACCGAATGGCGCGAATCCCGCTTGCCATTTGTCTTTTGCGCTTCCTCATAGGCATCTAAAGCCAGACGGATCGCTCCATCGCCAATTGCATGAAAGCGAATGCTAAATCCTTCTTTATCCGCTTCAACCACCCATTTTTTAAACGTTTCCGGAGGGAAGGATGCCTCTCCCCGAGTGTCGGGTTGGTCAGCATAAGGCTCAAGTAAATAAGCGGTGCGGGCGGTAATGACGCCATCAATAAATTGCTTCAGCCCCGATACACGAAGCTTATCCGATTGATACGTCTCCCGCAGTTGTTTCACATGCTCCAAATTGCCATTTAATGCAGGCCATAAATGAATGCGGGCGGTTAATTCTCCTTTTTCTTCAAATTCTTTGAATACATCATAATCATTAAGCATTTCCAATGCCTCTATTGCAAATAAGTCGTGAACGGCAGTTATTCCTAAGCTTGCGGCATGATTAAGGAAATTAGCGAACAGTTCCCGCTTTTGTTCTTTTGTAAAATTATAAGCATGACGGAATACTGCATCCATGGCTTTTTCGTACAACAGACCGTCGGGCTCTCCATTTTTGTCTTTGCTGATCATACCGTAAGAAGGATCCTCTGTATCTCGATTAATGTTAGCAATCTCTAAAGCTTTCGTATTCACCCATACGTAATGCCCTTCCGCATGGAACATCAGCGCTGGGCGATCCGGAAGAATGCGGTCCAATGAATAACGATTCGGCAATTGCTGGGTATCCCAGTATCCTGCATCCCAGGAATTGCCGATGATCCATGAATCTTCCGGCCGCGCTTCGGCAAATGTACGAATCATCTCTAATGCTTCTTCTTCAGAACGGGCTGAGAATAAATTAACACCGTTCATCGAAACAGCTCCATCCATCATATGAAGATGGAAGTCATGAAACCCCGGCATAATTAATTGGTCTTGAAATGGATAGACTTTCGTCCTTTCACCCGAATAAGATCTAATCTCCTCCTCCGAACCAATCGCAAGGATCTTATTATCCTTAATGGCAATGGAAGCTGGTTCCGGTTGATCGGAAAGCCCTGTAAATACTGCATTACTTGAAATAATCACATCAGCTAGTTGTTGACTCATTTTTAATCCATCCTTTTATCTATAATTGTGTACTCAGCTATTATTGCGCCTCTTCAAAAACTAGCTCGGGCGGGGGCTGCTTAAACATTTTCGTAAGATTAAGCAGGTACAAAAACCCTAACGTAAACCAAACTCCACCCAGTATTAGTGAATGAATATCTAATTTCACAAAAAATAATCCTGTAAGCGAAGCGCCAATTAACGGAATAATAAGGTACTGAATAGTCCCCTAAGGGATCTCTGTTTTTTTCGGATATAATAGTGTGCGATAACCGAAAGATTAACAAGGGTAAAAGTAAACAATGCCCCAAAGTTTATGAGAGATACAGCAAATGTAAGACTTAAGAACAGTGAACTGAAAGCAACACACCCTATGATTAATATGTTATATACAGGGGTGCGATGTTTAGGTGAAAGATGCCCAAATATTTTGGCAGGAAGTACCCGCTCACGTCCCATTGCATAAAGAATACGAGATGCACTTGTCCCTGATGCAATGGCAGAGGCAAAGCATGCCATAGTTCCTTCTGCAAGGATATAGCTTATTAAAAAGTTGCCGCCAATATACGCGGCAATGTCTATATAAGCAGCTTCCGGGTTTTTAAAAGATTGGTAGTCTGGCCAGACAAGCTGCAAAAAATAGGAACCGACGATATATAATGCCCCGCCAATGATTGTAATCAGATAAATGGCCTTAGGGATCGATTTTTTAGGGTTTTTCACTTCTTCTGATAGGGTTGTGACGGCATCAAATCCTAAAAAAGAAAAGCATAAAACAGGAATGATGGACATTACGTCAGATATATTCGCATTTGAATCCATAAACGGAAGGATCGAAAAAAGCGTTCCTGCTCCTTGACCGTTTAAAAGACCCTTTATCGAAAAGATAATGAATAAGGCGTACGTTCCAAATTGCATAAACAGAATAGCGGTACTAAATTTGGCAGCAACCGTTACACCAAGTACATTTATAGTTGTAACTATAACAATAAACATAATAATCCAAACATACATGGGAACGGAAGGGAAATAAGCATTCATAGCTATTCCTAGAAATAAAGAGCTAATCATTGGACTAAATATATAATCAAGTAAAATGGTCCAACCTACGAGAAAACCAACGTGAGGACTTATGGCCTTTTGTGTAAACGTGTAAGCAGCACCCGCCGTTGGATACGCTTTCACCATTTGTGCATAGCTATAGGCTGTAAATAACATAACGACTAGAGCAATGATATAAGCCGTTGTCATCATCCCGTTTGTGCTAGTGACAGCTACTCCATAGGTGGAGATCATAGTGGTGGGAGCCATAAAACTCAAACCAAAAAACACGATATACTTTAATGACAGGGTACGCTTAAGAGTTGGGGAATTTGCATTCATTAATCAATCCTCCTTTTTTTATTCATACACTACATCTTAATATTCTTACTTCCATTCATTTTTAGTAAGCAGATACTTCAGATGATCAAATTTTAATTTCCCAAACTCCCTCTCCAATTTCCTGCGAAGGTGTAGGAAGTGACACCCTGCGCTCTTTCAGATAGTGATACTGTTGTCTGCTCTCCTGGACAAGCGACAAGTCGATCGTTGCTGATAACACTTCTTCTTCGCATCCTGCTTCAGCAATTATCCGTCCATATGGATCAACGACAATGCTCCCTCCGCAAAACGTAATTTCCTCCAGCTCTCCAAGTCGATTTGTCAAAGCAACAAACATCTGGTTGTCTTGTGCTCTGGCTTGAACGGCAACACGATGTACTGGACCATCCCAATTTCCATCTGTCACTAACAATAGCTCTGTTCCCATGCTGGCAACTGCCCGGGCTGTTTCTGGATATTCTATATCGTAGCAAATGAGCAGCCCGACTTTTGTGTCTTGCCAGCCGCAGCTTCGGAAACAATTTCCAGGATTGACGACTGCCTCTTCCCCCACCCATAAATGAGTCTTACGATAAGAAAGCAACAATCCTGTCGGTCCCACTAGAATCGTGGTATTATAAATGTTTTCTCCTTCCTTTTCGTATAAGCCCACAACAATGGAAGTATTAGCTTCTCTTGCTTTACGTTCTAAATGTTTGACAAGAGGTCCATCCAAGGGCTCGGCTAATGTACGAGCAACCTCTGGAGAAGGAAACCCCATGATAAATGTCTCAGGAAACAAAATGAGGTCGTGAGAATGACCATACTTATTAACGACCTCATCCAAACGAGTAAGATTGTTTTCAACCTTCCCATCTTCACAAATGAGTTGTGCTAATGCGATAGTTACTTGATTCATAATAAAATCCTCCCTTTAACTGATGACAAAAATATTCCAAAAACACTAAACCGATTTTTGCATTATAAGAGCTTAGCCCCTAGTGATGCAAAAACACTTAATAAACCTCCTACTAGTAATATTTGCTCAGTTAATAACTTGCAAGAATAGTGCCAATGTTTAGATTACTTTAAAACCAGGTCATTATGTGAATATTCTAATGCAAAATTGAATTAACAACAGGAGGATTGATTTGTTTTTGCATTACAATTCATATATGAATTAATTCTCTGTTTCTAGCTTCCTTTCAATCGTTATTTGGCTTAAATGAAGATGCTCCCTATCCCACATATATTTTTTAGATGACGAGACTCCACTTTTTCAAGAAGTTCCTTTCATATTTTTCTATTCTCAGTCTTTTTGCAAAGTCTCGCCAGCAGCCCTATTGCTTCAGATAAATCGCTCAAGTTCCTAACTTCTGACTAAACCTCCTAGTTTATGTGTGTTCTCTGGCCGATCATAAGAAATTAACAGATCAATAGTTGCTTTCTTATTCAAGCACTGCTTCTCAGCCGTTCTTATTCCACGTCTTTGTGATTTCATAGCTAATCTGTTCTACGCCTGCATTTTCTATAGTATGAGTGGTCTGCTTTTGTTTGTTTATTTTCCGTTCTTTTGATAGGACAATTAACTCATTATTTCACTAATTCTCCGGCATGATCATACACTACTTTCCCATCAACAATTGTTACCTGCACCTTTGTATCGGGTATGTCTTCTGCAGGTAAGTCAAAGAGATTTTTCTCTAACACAACAATATCCGCTAGCTTCCCTGCTTCCAATGTTCCTAACTCTCCCTCTCTAAATGAACCATATGCAGGACCGGCTGTGTAAGCTTTCAATGCTTCGGCAAGTGTGATGCGCTCATGCGGATGCCAGACGGTTTCTCCGCTGCTGTCAATTCTTGTTACCGCCCGGTAAATTTGCAGAAGTGGGTTCAAAACATCGATGGGAAAATCCGTCCCAAAGGCCAAGTTTGCACCAGTTTCCTGCAATGTCTTGATCGGAAACACATACTTTTCACGCTCAAGGCCGATTCGATCGGTGTACACCCCCCGTTCAGACATCGCAAAGTGATCCGGCTGCATGGACGCCGTCACGCCAAGCTCTTTGAAACGCGGAATATCATCAGGGTGAATCACTTCGATATGCTCCACGGAATGCCGGGAATCCCGTTTGCCATTTGTCTTTTGCGCTTCCTCATAAGCATCTAAAGCCAGGCGGATCGCTCCGTCGCCAATGGCATGAAAGCGAACGCTAAACCCTTCTTTATCCGCTTCAACTACCCATTTTTTGATCGTTTCCGGAGGAAAAGACGCCTCTCCGCGTGTGTCAGGTTGGTCTGCATACGGTTCTATTAAATAAGCCGTACGGGCGGTAATCACGCCATCAATAAATTGCTTCAATCCCGATACACGAAGCTTGTCCGATTGATACGTCTCCCGCAGCCGTTTCACATGCTCCAAACTGCCATTTAATGCAGGCCATAAATGAATGCGGGCGCTTAATTCCCCTTTATCTTCAAATTCTTTGAAAACATCGAGAGATTCTATTGTTTTCAACCCGTGTAAATCGTGAACAGCCGTTATCCCTAAACTTGCTGCATGGGTTAAAAAATGAGAGAAAATTTTACTTCTATATTCATTTGAAAAATTAAATGCATGATGCACGACCGCATTCATTGCTTTTTCATATAAAATACCATCAGGTTCTCCCTCTTCATCCTTGCCGATTATGCCGTAAGAAGGGTTTTCTGTATTGCGGGTAATTTGGGCGATTTCTAACGCCTTCGAATTTACCCATGCGTAATGCCCTTCCGCATGAAACATGAGCGCTGGGCGATCCGGAAGAATACGGTCCAATGAATAACGATTCGGCAATTGCTGGGTATCCCAGTACCCTGCATCCCATGTAAACCCGATGACCCATGGATTTTCCGGATTTGATCGAGCAAATTCCTGGATCATTTCCAACGCTTCATCTTCTGAACGAGCCGCGAATAGATTCGCACTATTAAGGGAAACAGCTCCTTGCATAATATGAAGGTGAAAATCGTGGAATCCCGGCATAATTAGTTGATCTTTAAATTGATACACTTTTGTATTTTCACCCAAGTAAGCCTTTATCTCTTTCTCCGAACCAACCGCAAGGATTTTATTGTCCTTAATCGCAATGGACGCGGGTTCCGGTTGATCACAAAGCCCTGTAAATACAGCCTTACTTGAAATAATTACATCAGCTAGTTGTTGACTCATTCTTCATCAATCCTCTCATTATATAGATCTACTCCCTTTTATTGAGCTTCTTCAAAGGTAAGCTCAGGAGGCGGTTGCCGAAACATTTTCGTTAAGTTTAATAGATAAATAAATCCGATAAAAAGCCAAGCCCCGCCTAGTAATAATGAATGCTGGTCTAATTTTATGAAAAACAGTCCAATAAGAGCAGCGCCAATCAATGGAATGATCAAATATTGAACCGTTCCTTTGAAAGACCTTTTTCTCTCTCTGAAGAAGTAGTGAGCGATCACTGAAAGATTCACAAAGAAAAAGGCAAACAATGCCCCAAAACTAACAAATGAGACGGCTGTTGTTAGATTGATAAAAAGAGCACTTAACGCAACGGCGCCAATGAGTAAAATATTAAGCACAGGTGTATGATATTTAGGGGACACATAGCCAAAGAGCTTCTTCGGCAATACATTTTCCCTTCCCATCGCATATAAAATGCGAGAGGCGCTCGTTCCCGAGGCAACGGCCGAAGCAGTGGTAGAGGTTAGTCCTACTGCAATAAAGAAACTCACAAAAAGACTTCCACCGACATAAATTGCAATCTCCAAA is from Bacillus sp. PK3_68 and encodes:
- a CDS encoding amidohydrolase, which encodes MSQQLADVIISSNAVFTGLSDQPEPASIAIKDNKILAIGSEEEIRSYSGERTKVYPFQDQLIMPGFHDFHLHMMDGAVSMNGVNLFSARSEEEALEMIRTFAEARPEDSWIIGNSWDAGYWDTQQLPNRYSLDRILPDRPALMFHAEGHYVWVNTKALEIANINRDTEDPSYGMISKDKNGEPDGLLYEKAMDAVFRHAYNFTKEQKRELFANFLNHAASLGITAVHDLFAIEALEMLNDYDVFKEFEEKGELTARIHLWPALNGNLEHVKQLRETYQSDKLRVSGLKQFIDGVITARTAYLLEPYADQPDTRGEASFPPETFKKWVVEADKEGFSIRFHAIGDGAIRLALDAYEEAQKTNGKRDSRHSVEHVEVIHPDDIPRFKELGVTASMQPDHFAMSERGVYTDRIGSEREKYVFPIKTLQEAGAKLAFGTDFPIDVLNPLLQIYRAVTRIDSSGEAVWHPHERITLAEALKAYTAGPAYGSFREQELGTLEAGKLADIVVLEKNLFDIPTEDIPDTKVQVTIVDGKVVFEHTKALTGN
- a CDS encoding agmatine deiminase family protein, whose translation is MKKNYWCNFKMFFVVLSVFLISFSSSASANNGENNKLIIGNNGYSFPAEWEKQSAVWLVWEWNEFGETTTDEQHKVTAQIIEALHAHNVKVELILKTGGDSKEKVLTFLRAYNVDPKKINFREYERPYAFIRDFGPLFLKNNEGKAMIADFAFDFYGTWDRETAQPIADVRKAMAQELNIPLLSSDFVAEGGGIEVNGEGVMMTYKDTALQRNPGKTLQEIEKEYLRVYGQKKIIWLERSPLSDKLTPDGSPIIDNFFGNGANGHVDEVARFVDPHTVLVAQISEEARNSNNLEKEDYERIEEVVQTLKRSTDVNGKPFKIIRVPFPDLELVWNEHTVQEGDIYPQFGFKPGEKVYQIPAVSYLNFLISNGVVISAKYWEPGKPEQLKQLDEQSKAILQRAFPGREIVQINPIEINWWGGGIHCITQQQPVYTP
- a CDS encoding amidohydrolase, producing the protein MSQQLADVIISSKAVFTGLCDQPEPASIAIKDNKILAVGSEKEIKAYLGENTKVYQFKDQLIMPGFHDFHLHIMQGAVSLNSANLFAARSEDEALEMIQEFARSNPENPWVIGFTWDAGYWDTQQLPNRYSLDRILPDRPALMFHAEGHYAWVNSKALEIAQITRNTENPSYGIIGKDEEGEPDGILYEKAMNAVVHHAFNFSNEYRSKIFSHFLTHAASLGITAVHDLHGLKTIESLDVFKEFEDKGELSARIHLWPALNGSLEHVKRLRETYQSDKLRVSGLKQFIDGVITARTAYLIEPYADQPDTRGEASFPPETIKKWVVEADKEGFSVRFHAIGDGAIRLALDAYEEAQKTNGKRDSRHSVEHIEVIHPDDIPRFKELGVTASMQPDHFAMSERGVYTDRIGLEREKYVFPIKTLQETGANLAFGTDFPIDVLNPLLQIYRAVTRIDSSGETVWHPHERITLAEALKAYTAGPAYGSFREGELGTLEAGKLADIVVLEKNLFDLPAEDIPDTKVQVTIVDGKVVYDHAGELVK
- a CDS encoding carbon-nitrogen hydrolase family protein — its product is MNQVTIALAQLICEDGKVENNLTRLDEVVNKYGHSHDLILFPETFIMGFPSPEVARTLAEPLDGPLVKHLERKAREANTSIVVGLYEKEGENIYNTTILVGPTGLLLSYRKTHLWVGEEAVVNPGNCFRSCGWQDTKVGLLICYDIEYPETARAVASMGTELLLVTDGNWDGPVHRVAVQARAQDNQMFVALTNRLGELEEITFCGGSIVVDPYGRIIAEAGCEEEVLSATIDLSLVQESRQQYHYLKERRVSLPTPSQEIGEGVWEIKI
- a CDS encoding APC family permease; its protein translation is MNANSPTLKRTLSLKYIVFFGLSFMAPTTMISTYGVAVTSTNGMMTTAYIIALVVMLFTAYSYAQMVKAYPTAGAAYTFTQKAISPHVGFLVGWTILLDYIFSPMISSLFLGIAMNAYFPSVPMYVWIIMFIVIVTTINVLGVTVAAKFSTAILFMQFGTYALFIIFSIKGLLNGQGAGTLFSILPFMDSNANISDVMSIIPVLCFSFLGFDAVTTLSEEVKNPKKSIPKAIYLITIIGGALYIVGSYFLQLVWPDYQSFKNPEAAYIDIAAYIGGNFLISYILAEGTMACFASAIASGTSASRILYAMGRERVLPAKIFGHLSPKHRTPVYNILIIGCVAFSSLFLSLTFAVSLINFGALFTFTLVNLSVIAHYYIRKKQRSLRGLFSTLLFR